A single region of the candidate division KSB1 bacterium genome encodes:
- the xseA gene encoding exodeoxyribonuclease VII large subunit: MGFFDFRRAGYKQETLTVSGLTQQIKMLIETGLAPIWITGEISNFKRHTSGHFYFSLKDENAQIPCVMWAGRNRNLHFLPQDGQQVLAHGQVTVYEKRGYYQLDVWQIQPAGVGALQMAFEQLKRRLNAEGLFDAAHKKPLPAFPSTVGIVTSPTGAAIRDLVSILRRRWPAIKIILRPVRVQGEGAAEEIAAAIAEFNEYKNVEVLIVGRGGGSLEDLWAFNDERVARAIFASKIPVVSAVGHEIDFSISDFVADLRAATPSSAAALVVPDAEEVKRQLKYLGRKLLLHVQRFAQTQRERLNRFAASYGLRQPLDLVRQRSQQLDDMQRRLLLAMQNRLEAWKQQLQAKEQRLRALSHESILRRGFAIVYREPERKLVHQARELRVDDQIHIQFAAGSADAKVEKVKNNTDKMI, from the coding sequence TTGGGCTTCTTTGATTTTCGCCGCGCCGGGTACAAGCAGGAGACGTTGACGGTTTCCGGGCTTACGCAGCAGATCAAAATGCTGATCGAAACCGGCCTGGCGCCGATTTGGATTACCGGTGAAATTTCCAATTTCAAACGCCACACCTCGGGGCATTTTTATTTTTCGTTGAAAGACGAAAACGCGCAAATTCCCTGCGTCATGTGGGCCGGCCGCAATCGCAATTTGCATTTTTTGCCGCAAGACGGCCAGCAAGTTTTGGCGCATGGCCAGGTCACGGTCTATGAAAAACGCGGCTATTATCAACTCGACGTTTGGCAGATACAGCCCGCCGGCGTCGGTGCCCTGCAAATGGCGTTTGAGCAGCTCAAACGAAGATTAAATGCCGAAGGCCTGTTTGATGCAGCGCACAAGAAACCATTGCCGGCTTTTCCCAGCACCGTTGGCATCGTCACCTCGCCGACCGGCGCGGCGATTCGAGATCTGGTGAGCATCCTGCGGCGGCGCTGGCCTGCAATCAAAATTATTCTGCGTCCCGTGCGCGTGCAGGGCGAGGGCGCGGCAGAAGAAATCGCCGCCGCGATTGCTGAATTTAATGAATACAAAAATGTTGAGGTTTTGATCGTCGGCAGGGGAGGAGGCTCGTTGGAAGATTTGTGGGCGTTCAACGACGAGCGGGTGGCGCGCGCGATTTTTGCCAGCAAAATTCCTGTGGTTTCGGCAGTTGGCCATGAAATTGATTTCAGCATCAGCGATTTTGTTGCCGATCTTCGCGCCGCCACGCCTTCGTCTGCGGCCGCGCTGGTCGTGCCGGACGCTGAAGAAGTCAAGCGACAATTAAAATATCTCGGGCGAAAACTCCTGCTGCACGTGCAGCGGTTTGCGCAGACACAGCGCGAGCGTCTGAATCGCTTCGCCGCGAGTTATGGCCTGCGGCAGCCGCTGGATTTGGTGCGCCAACGCAGCCAGCAGCTTGACGACATGCAGAGACGTCTATTGCTGGCGATGCAAAATCGTTTGGAAGCGTGGAAACAGCAGCTCCAAGCCAAAGAGCAGCGCTTGCGTGCCTTGAGCCACGAAAGTATTTTGCGGCGCGGGTTTGCGATTGTCTATCGCGAGCCGGAGCGAAAGCTCGTTCACCAGGCGCGTGAGCTTCGGGTCGACGATCAGATTCATATTCAGTTTGCGGCAGGTAGTGCTGATGCCAAAGTCGAGAAAGTGAAAAACAATACGGACAAAATGATTTGA
- the xseB gene encoding exodeoxyribonuclease VII small subunit, with the protein MGKKLTFEAAMNRLEAIVQQLEQGRIGLDEAIKIFEEGMTLYKQCQLQLQEAEKKIEVLMKTDEGFQLELMEVEA; encoded by the coding sequence ATGGGAAAAAAGCTGACATTTGAGGCCGCGATGAACCGGCTCGAAGCGATCGTTCAACAGCTCGAACAGGGTCGCATCGGGCTGGACGAGGCAATCAAAATTTTTGAAGAAGGCATGACGTTGTATAAGCAATGCCAGTTGCAGCTTCAGGAGGCGGAAAAGAAAATCGAGGTGTTGATGAAAACTGATGAGGGGTTTCAGTTGGAGTTGATGGAGGTGGAAGCGTGA